In Streptomyces sclerotialus, one genomic interval encodes:
- a CDS encoding TetR/AcrR family transcriptional regulator → MVRAGLTTERLARAGAELADEVGFDQVTVSAVARRFDVKVASLYSHVKNSQDLKTKIALLALEELADRASDALAGRAGKDALIALANVYRDYAREHPGRYAAAQLRLDPATAAASAGGRHAQMTRAILRGYDLTEPDQTHAVRLLGSVFHGYVTLELGGGFDHSAPDSQETWTRVLDGLDALLRNWPAA, encoded by the coding sequence ATGGTGCGTGCAGGACTGACCACGGAACGCCTGGCCCGGGCGGGTGCGGAACTGGCCGACGAGGTCGGCTTCGACCAGGTGACCGTCTCGGCGGTCGCCAGGCGGTTCGACGTCAAGGTCGCGAGTCTGTACTCGCATGTGAAGAACTCCCAGGACCTCAAGACCAAGATCGCTCTGCTCGCCCTGGAAGAGCTCGCCGACCGGGCCTCCGACGCGCTGGCCGGGCGGGCCGGCAAGGACGCGCTGATCGCCTTGGCCAATGTCTACCGCGACTACGCCCGGGAGCACCCCGGGCGCTATGCCGCGGCCCAGCTGAGGCTCGACCCGGCGACGGCCGCGGCCAGTGCCGGCGGACGGCATGCGCAGATGACGCGGGCGATCCTGCGCGGCTACGACCTGACGGAACCGGACCAGACGCACGCGGTACGACTGCTGGGCAGCGTCTTCCACGGCTACGTCACCCTGGAGCTGGGCGGCGGGTTCGATCACAGCGCTCCCGACTCGCAGGAGACCTGGACGCGCGTCCTGGACGGCCTCGACGCCCTGCTCCGCAACTGGCCGGCGGCCTGA
- a CDS encoding AraC family transcriptional regulator: protein MLERLNEALEHIESHLDQRIEVAELARIAVTSEYHFRRLFSALAGISLSEYIRRRRLTVAGAEVLAGERTLLEIAMRYGYGSGEAFARAFRSMHGVGPGEARREQAGATLRSQPRMSFRLIVEGSSDMRYRVVAKPEFRVVGKKIRVPLVHEGVNPAIADFIRSIDKETIRSVAALSDQEPEGIVGVSDNLDPSRAEGTELDYYHGVVTGAAVPEGLDALTVPAGTWAVFESSGPFPQALQYLWRDVFTEWFPSNPYRSRPGPEILRTRLSQDATEADAELWIPVERTEV, encoded by the coding sequence GTGCTGGAGCGGCTGAACGAGGCCCTGGAACACATCGAGTCGCATCTCGATCAGCGGATCGAGGTGGCCGAGCTGGCGCGGATCGCGGTGACGTCGGAGTACCACTTCCGTCGGCTGTTCTCCGCGCTGGCGGGGATCTCGCTGTCGGAGTACATCCGGCGGAGGCGGCTCACCGTCGCGGGTGCCGAGGTGCTCGCCGGAGAGCGCACGCTGCTGGAGATCGCCATGCGGTACGGCTACGGCTCGGGGGAGGCGTTCGCACGTGCCTTCCGATCCATGCACGGTGTGGGACCGGGTGAGGCCCGGCGGGAGCAGGCCGGTGCGACGCTGCGCTCCCAGCCGCGGATGTCCTTCCGTCTCATCGTGGAAGGGAGTAGCGATATGCGGTACCGGGTCGTGGCGAAGCCGGAGTTCCGTGTGGTCGGGAAGAAGATCCGGGTTCCCCTCGTCCACGAGGGGGTGAACCCGGCGATCGCGGACTTCATCCGCAGCATCGACAAGGAGACGATACGGAGTGTCGCCGCGCTGTCGGACCAGGAGCCGGAGGGGATCGTCGGGGTGAGCGACAACCTCGACCCGAGCCGCGCGGAGGGCACCGAACTCGACTACTACCACGGCGTGGTGACCGGAGCCGCCGTGCCCGAGGGGCTTGACGCACTCACCGTTCCGGCGGGCACCTGGGCGGTCTTCGAGAGCTCCGGACCGTTCCCGCAGGCGCTCCAGTACCTGTGGCGGGACGTGTTCACGGAGTGGTTCCCGTCCAATCCGTACCGGAGCAGACCGGGACCCGAGATTCTGCGTACGCGCCTCTCGCAGGACGCGACCGAGGCGGACGCCGAGCTGTGGATTCCCGTGGAGCGCACCGAGGTGTGA
- a CDS encoding MerR family transcriptional regulator, with amino-acid sequence MKMKEMVRRTGVHERLLRYYEQQGLLAPRRLPSGYREYAEADVGTVRRIRCLLAAGLPTSVIAQVLPCITEHDDRLVPTCPTLIGQLDEERDRITRQIESLQESRAMLDTILDAVPTSR; translated from the coding sequence GTGAAGATGAAGGAGATGGTGCGCCGCACCGGCGTCCATGAACGGCTGCTGCGCTACTACGAGCAGCAAGGCCTGCTGGCGCCCCGGCGGCTGCCCAGTGGGTACCGGGAATACGCCGAAGCGGACGTCGGGACCGTACGCCGCATCCGCTGCCTGCTCGCCGCCGGCCTGCCCACCTCGGTCATCGCCCAGGTACTGCCCTGCATCACGGAACACGACGACCGTCTCGTACCGACCTGCCCCACCCTCATCGGCCAGTTGGACGAGGAACGCGACCGCATCACACGCCAGATCGAAAGCCTCCAGGAGTCCCGCGCCATGCTCGACACGATCCTCGACGCGGTACCGACGTCCCGGTGA
- a CDS encoding GNAT family N-acetyltransferase, whose translation MGRVPMTNTPETATIDDARPVSRSLARAFVDDPMMCWFFLDDSSREEQLGRYFTTLFTRQYVRHGVCERTGAAAAFWVPPEGQANAVPDAETVQELQDILGERALLFRDAVETAAEHTPTEPHWYLAVIGADPAARGRGHGAALLRSGLAKADAAGLPVALESSTPANLPFYEHFGFTVREEFPLPGGGPVLWAMRREPHTPAGA comes from the coding sequence ATGGGCCGCGTGCCGATGACGAACACGCCGGAGACGGCAACGATCGACGACGCCCGACCGGTCAGCCGTAGCCTGGCCCGCGCCTTCGTCGACGACCCGATGATGTGCTGGTTCTTCCTCGACGACTCCTCTCGCGAGGAGCAGTTGGGCCGTTACTTCACCACGCTCTTCACCCGGCAGTACGTGCGCCACGGCGTGTGCGAGCGCACCGGTGCGGCGGCCGCTTTCTGGGTTCCGCCGGAGGGGCAGGCGAATGCCGTACCTGACGCGGAGACCGTGCAGGAGCTGCAGGACATCCTCGGCGAGCGGGCGCTGCTGTTCCGTGACGCCGTCGAGACGGCGGCCGAACACACGCCGACGGAGCCGCACTGGTACCTGGCAGTGATCGGTGCCGACCCGGCCGCCCGGGGCCGGGGGCACGGGGCCGCCCTGCTGCGCTCGGGGCTGGCCAAGGCCGATGCGGCGGGACTGCCCGTCGCTCTGGAGTCTTCCACACCGGCCAATCTCCCCTTCTACGAACACTTCGGCTTCACCGTGCGCGAGGAGTTCCCACTGCCGGGAGGCGGTCCGGTGCTGTGGGCCATGCGGCGCGAGCCCCACACCCCGGCCGGCGCCTGA
- a CDS encoding alpha/beta fold hydrolase: protein MASEHAVIDQVIDQDLDVYVQGDGPALLLAHGAGGGIEGNFGLVLDDLARDHTLIGPHYPGAGRSPVATAPLDLDDLADRLVAAAVSRGHERFAVLGESLGTTVAVRAATRHPHRVTALVLTAGFPVADPVLAFAAQLVKTLWTAGEREALARFAFLACAAESQLQGLSPEDVDAAAAQVLAAMPPGMRDHFDLVSRVDVRADLPQVQAPTLVVAPLGDRLVLPGSSRRLADGIPDARLVELPGAGHILAAEDRVTWLRHTRELLATVASRG, encoded by the coding sequence ATGGCTTCTGAGCACGCAGTTATCGACCAAGTCATTGACCAGGACCTTGATGTGTACGTGCAGGGCGACGGGCCCGCCCTGTTGCTCGCCCACGGTGCGGGCGGTGGGATCGAAGGCAACTTCGGGCTCGTTCTGGACGATCTCGCCCGTGACCACACTCTCATCGGCCCCCACTACCCCGGGGCCGGCCGTTCCCCTGTCGCGACCGCACCGCTGGACCTGGACGATCTCGCCGACCGGCTGGTGGCCGCAGCGGTCTCGCGTGGGCACGAGAGGTTCGCCGTACTCGGTGAGTCGTTGGGCACCACGGTGGCCGTCCGGGCGGCGACCCGGCATCCGCACCGGGTGACCGCTCTCGTCCTCACCGCCGGGTTCCCTGTCGCCGATCCCGTACTGGCCTTCGCAGCCCAGTTGGTGAAAACACTCTGGACCGCGGGCGAACGGGAGGCCCTCGCGCGGTTCGCGTTCCTGGCGTGCGCTGCGGAGAGCCAACTCCAGGGGCTCTCCCCTGAGGATGTCGACGCCGCAGCCGCACAGGTGCTGGCCGCGATGCCGCCGGGGATGCGGGACCACTTCGACCTGGTGTCCCGCGTCGACGTACGTGCCGACCTGCCCCAGGTGCAGGCGCCCACCCTCGTGGTCGCGCCGCTCGGGGACCGGCTGGTGCTGCCCGGCAGTTCGCGGCGGCTGGCCGACGGGATTCCGGACGCCAGGCTCGTGGAGCTGCCGGGCGCGGGCCACATCCTGGCCGCCGAGGACCGGGTGACGTGGCTGCGGCACACGCGGGAACTCCTCGCCACTGTCGCGTCCCGCGGGTAG
- a CDS encoding MFS transporter, translating to MPLSVVSLMLVVFSFTTGEFVIAGILPEVAADLSVSISEAGLLVTAYAAGMIVGGPVVTALTARFARKPLLLGLIVVSVIGNLGSSVAPDYSLLLVSRFLAGLVVATFFAVAITTAVTMAAAGRAASMVAKLTLGMNLGMILGTPIGTFIGQHFDWRAPFLAIAAGSAAALLLVRRFVPAQPATATGPVLGELRVFTQRDVQLAIALTVLGNVGVVAVFTFIAPLLTDVSGFADAAIPVLLLVYGVGAVAGNFFGGWLSDRALMPSLAGLLAALAAGLALFWLAGDVRFFAAVLTFAVGALAFAITPGMQTRVLSTATSAPTLAIAVNASAFQVAAAFAGWLGGRVIDTAPGGVHTLPLVGAALTLTGLAIALHSLRRDRRKEPSPA from the coding sequence ATGCCGCTTTCCGTTGTGTCCCTCATGCTGGTGGTCTTCAGCTTCACCACGGGGGAGTTCGTGATCGCCGGCATCCTGCCGGAGGTGGCCGCCGACCTGTCGGTGTCGATATCCGAGGCGGGTCTGCTGGTGACCGCCTACGCCGCCGGCATGATCGTCGGCGGCCCGGTCGTGACCGCGCTGACCGCCCGGTTCGCCCGCAAGCCACTGCTGCTCGGCCTGATCGTCGTCTCGGTCATCGGCAACCTCGGGTCGTCCGTCGCACCGGACTACTCGCTCCTCCTCGTGTCGCGGTTCCTCGCGGGCCTGGTCGTGGCGACGTTCTTCGCGGTCGCCATCACCACCGCGGTGACCATGGCCGCCGCGGGCAGAGCGGCATCGATGGTCGCGAAGCTGACCCTGGGCATGAACCTGGGAATGATCCTCGGCACACCGATCGGCACCTTCATCGGTCAGCACTTCGACTGGCGGGCGCCCTTCCTGGCCATCGCCGCCGGCAGCGCCGCCGCCCTGCTGCTCGTCCGGCGCTTCGTACCCGCGCAGCCCGCCACCGCCACCGGACCGGTCCTCGGCGAACTGCGGGTGTTCACCCAGCGCGACGTCCAACTCGCCATCGCCCTCACCGTGTTGGGCAACGTCGGGGTCGTCGCCGTCTTCACCTTCATCGCACCCTTGCTCACCGACGTCAGCGGGTTCGCCGACGCCGCGATCCCCGTGCTGCTCCTGGTCTACGGCGTCGGCGCGGTCGCCGGTAACTTCTTCGGCGGCTGGCTCTCGGACCGTGCCCTGATGCCGTCGCTGGCCGGGCTGCTCGCCGCACTGGCAGCCGGCTTGGCACTGTTCTGGCTGGCCGGCGACGTACGGTTCTTCGCGGCGGTACTGACCTTCGCCGTCGGCGCCCTGGCGTTCGCGATCACCCCCGGCATGCAGACGCGTGTCCTCTCGACGGCCACCTCGGCACCGACGCTCGCCATAGCGGTCAACGCCTCCGCCTTCCAGGTCGCCGCCGCGTTCGCCGGCTGGCTCGGCGGCCGCGTCATTGACACCGCACCGGGCGGGGTGCACACGCTTCCCCTCGTCGGCGCGGCCCTCACCCTGACGGGCCTCGCCATCGCGCTCCACTCCCTGCGACGCGACCGCCGCAAGGAACCGTCCCCCGCGTGA
- a CDS encoding SDR family oxidoreductase produces the protein MHAGGTQDTGGLRCLVTGASGYIGGRLVPELLEAGHQVRCLARTPGKLRDHPWAPDAEVVKGDVTDPASVAAAMEGVDVAYYLVHSLGTGSEFEEKDRRAAQIFAEQAHTAGIRRIVYLGGLTPHGVPEHELSRHLRSRAQVGRIFLDAPVPATVLRAAVIIGSGSASFEMLRYLTERLPAMVTPSWVRTRIQPIGVRDVLRYLVGSARMPAEVNRTFDIGGPDVVTYREMMRRYAAVAKLRRRLIVPVPMLTPRLSSLWVGIVTPVPASIARPLTESLRHEVVCHEHDIAQYVPDVPDGPPDVSDGPGQPLPLPLPLPFDEALALALRRVREAQVVTRWSSAAVPGAPSDPLPTDPEWAGGSLYKDERQLAVDAPREALWRVIESIGGDNGWYSFPLAWAVRGWLDRFVGGVGLRRGRRDAERLRAGDSLDFWRVEEIEPGHLLRLRAEMRLPGLAWLEMYAEEGGDGRTRYRQRALFHPRGLSGHAYWWSVAPFHSIVFGGMARNITQAAAKGMGARKKA, from the coding sequence GTGCACGCGGGCGGAACGCAGGACACCGGTGGGCTGCGCTGCCTGGTGACCGGGGCCAGCGGGTACATCGGCGGGCGGCTCGTCCCCGAGCTGCTGGAAGCCGGTCATCAGGTGCGGTGCCTGGCCCGTACCCCGGGCAAGCTGCGCGACCACCCCTGGGCGCCCGACGCCGAGGTGGTCAAGGGCGATGTCACCGACCCGGCGTCGGTCGCCGCGGCGATGGAGGGCGTCGATGTCGCCTACTACCTGGTCCACTCGCTCGGCACCGGCTCCGAGTTCGAGGAGAAGGACCGGCGCGCGGCGCAGATCTTCGCGGAGCAGGCGCACACCGCTGGGATCCGGCGCATCGTCTACCTGGGCGGCCTGACGCCGCACGGTGTCCCGGAACACGAGCTGTCCCGGCATCTGCGCTCCCGCGCCCAGGTGGGCCGGATCTTCCTCGACGCACCGGTGCCCGCCACGGTGCTGCGGGCCGCGGTGATCATCGGGTCGGGGTCCGCCTCCTTCGAGATGCTGCGGTACCTGACCGAGCGGCTGCCGGCGATGGTCACCCCGAGCTGGGTGCGTACCCGCATCCAGCCGATCGGCGTCCGTGACGTGCTGCGCTACCTGGTGGGCTCGGCCCGGATGCCGGCCGAGGTGAACCGTACGTTCGACATCGGCGGCCCGGACGTCGTCACGTACCGGGAGATGATGCGCCGGTACGCCGCCGTGGCGAAACTGCGCCGCCGGCTGATCGTGCCCGTACCCATGCTCACTCCGCGCCTGTCCAGCCTGTGGGTCGGCATCGTCACCCCTGTGCCCGCCTCGATCGCGCGCCCGCTCACCGAGTCGCTGCGCCATGAGGTGGTGTGCCACGAGCACGACATCGCTCAGTACGTTCCGGACGTTCCCGATGGTCCTCCGGACGTTTCCGATGGTCCAGGGCAGCCGCTGCCGTTGCCGCTGCCACTGCCGTTCGACGAGGCGCTGGCGCTCGCGCTGCGGCGCGTGCGGGAGGCACAGGTCGTCACCCGCTGGTCGTCGGCCGCGGTGCCCGGCGCGCCGAGCGATCCGCTGCCCACCGACCCCGAGTGGGCGGGCGGCAGCCTCTACAAGGACGAGCGACAACTGGCCGTGGACGCACCGCGCGAAGCGCTGTGGCGGGTGATCGAGAGCATCGGCGGTGACAACGGCTGGTATTCCTTCCCCCTCGCCTGGGCGGTACGGGGATGGCTGGACCGTTTCGTCGGCGGCGTCGGCCTGCGGCGCGGGCGCCGCGACGCCGAACGGCTGCGTGCCGGTGACTCCCTCGACTTCTGGCGGGTGGAGGAGATCGAACCGGGACATCTGCTGCGCCTGCGCGCCGAAATGCGCCTCCCGGGGCTGGCCTGGCTGGAGATGTACGCCGAGGAGGGCGGCGACGGCCGTACGCGTTACCGGCAGCGCGCCCTGTTCCACCCCCGCGGCCTCTCCGGCCATGCGTACTGGTGGAGCGTGGCCCCCTTCCACTCCATCGTCTTCGGCGGCATGGCCCGCAACATCACCCAGGCCGCGGCCAAGGGCATGGGCGCTCGTAAAAAGGCGTGA
- a CDS encoding MarR family winged helix-turn-helix transcriptional regulator, whose translation MTSQPHRTSRPNRPTDVQLDRDVCKLVHQFAQRLDTHVRRVAGNLDITATQVVALRELTEPITARELANRMVCEPSNVTFVLDRLEQQGLLRREPHPSDRRAKQIVLTPAGQRYREEILRRLSDHSPLASLTAPQQDTLRELLRTLVTQS comes from the coding sequence GTGACCAGCCAGCCGCACCGGACCAGCCGGCCGAACCGTCCGACAGACGTCCAGCTCGACCGCGACGTGTGCAAGCTGGTCCACCAGTTCGCACAGCGACTCGACACCCACGTCCGCCGCGTCGCCGGGAATTTGGACATCACGGCCACCCAGGTCGTCGCCCTCCGGGAACTGACCGAGCCGATCACCGCGCGCGAACTGGCCAACCGGATGGTCTGCGAGCCGTCCAACGTGACGTTCGTCCTCGACCGGCTGGAGCAGCAGGGCCTGCTGCGGCGCGAGCCGCACCCCTCGGACCGGCGCGCGAAGCAGATCGTCCTCACACCGGCGGGGCAGCGCTACCGGGAAGAGATCCTGCGACGGCTCAGCGACCACTCGCCGCTGGCCTCACTCACCGCGCCTCAGCAGGACACGTTGCGCGAGCTGCTCCGTACGCTCGTCACGCAGTCCTGA
- a CDS encoding LysR family transcriptional regulator, which yields MSDLAPHELRILIAVDRAGGFTAAAASLGMTQSAVSHAVRTCERKVGAVLFDRGRHGARATAAGTRAVAYARRIVRLMEAMGEEVRGTRDGEVTGPLRIAAFRSAAAHLLPAVLEKLAARHPGLAPEVRIVREIGRGTAGEVADGRADLGLATLDTSGPPLGLSGARLFEEPYALAHPVGRPDADPRTLPLIDWDENCGSYTREWWAGQDWIPPATIRVEDDTVVLSMIARGMGMSIMPMMTLAGAPAEVALTSLAPHPPRRGVGYVTTPELAGTAAVRAMIRELRSAVSSPVFQDCVTSVRSSSRNVSC from the coding sequence ATGAGCGACCTCGCGCCGCACGAGCTGCGCATCCTGATCGCCGTCGATCGTGCGGGCGGCTTCACCGCCGCGGCCGCGAGCCTGGGCATGACCCAGTCCGCCGTCTCCCACGCCGTACGGACCTGCGAGCGCAAGGTCGGCGCCGTCCTCTTCGACCGTGGCCGCCACGGCGCCCGCGCCACCGCCGCCGGTACGCGGGCGGTCGCCTACGCCCGGCGGATCGTGCGGCTGATGGAGGCGATGGGGGAGGAGGTGCGCGGTACGCGGGACGGGGAAGTCACCGGCCCGCTGCGCATCGCGGCGTTCCGCAGCGCGGCGGCCCACCTGCTGCCCGCGGTGCTGGAGAAACTGGCGGCCCGCCACCCCGGGCTCGCCCCCGAGGTGCGGATCGTACGGGAGATCGGCCGGGGAACGGCCGGCGAGGTCGCCGACGGGCGAGCCGACCTGGGCCTCGCCACTCTGGACACGTCGGGCCCGCCGCTCGGCCTCTCCGGCGCCCGCCTCTTCGAGGAGCCGTACGCGCTGGCGCATCCGGTGGGCCGCCCGGACGCCGATCCCCGGACGCTGCCGCTGATCGACTGGGACGAGAACTGCGGTTCCTACACCCGCGAGTGGTGGGCCGGGCAGGACTGGATACCGCCGGCCACGATCCGGGTCGAGGACGACACCGTGGTGCTGTCGATGATCGCGCGCGGCATGGGGATGTCGATCATGCCCATGATGACCCTGGCCGGCGCGCCCGCCGAGGTCGCCCTCACCTCCCTCGCACCGCATCCGCCCCGCCGGGGCGTCGGCTATGTGACCACGCCCGAGCTCGCCGGGACGGCGGCGGTACGGGCGATGATCCGCGAACTCCGGTCGGCGGTGTCCTCGCCGGTGTTTCAGGACTGCGTGACGAGCGTACGGAGCAGCTCGCGCAACGTGTCCTGCTGA
- a CDS encoding GDSL-type esterase/lipase family protein: MHFKDHSEGHSGDHSRDHSEGHENHSEGHSENNWITTPVTADFLRGAIDVERTEHGVLPHRLPAWARAQNTDGQLAMAETQPSGVRLAFRTRATTIELDALPTKRAYVGVPARPDGVYELLVDGRPAGRAGVAGGNILTIDMSAGTAETRPGPAGSLRFAGLSDGAKDVEIWLPHNETTELIALRTDAPVEPATDRVRKVWLHHGSSISHGSDAAGPTTTWPALAASLGGVELINLGLAGSAMLDPFTARTLRDTAADLISIKIGINLVNADVMRLRAFGPAVHGFLDTVREGHPTTPLLVVSPLLCPIHEDTPGPSVPDFSSVSDGRLRFRAMGDPAERASGKLTLGVIRDELARIVAQRAADDPHLYYLDGRDLYGAADFAELPLPDDLHPDAATHRRIGERFAKLAFSGDGAFADRNRGQDQDRDQDRDQDRDRSRTSAS, translated from the coding sequence ATGCACTTCAAGGACCACTCCGAGGGCCACTCCGGGGACCATTCCAGGGACCACTCCGAGGGCCACGAGAATCACTCCGAGGGCCACTCCGAGAACAACTGGATCACCACACCCGTCACCGCTGACTTCCTGCGCGGCGCCATCGATGTGGAGCGCACCGAGCACGGCGTACTGCCGCACCGGCTGCCCGCCTGGGCCCGTGCCCAGAACACCGACGGGCAGTTGGCCATGGCCGAGACCCAGCCCTCGGGCGTACGGCTCGCCTTCCGTACCAGGGCCACCACCATCGAACTGGACGCGCTGCCCACCAAGCGGGCCTACGTGGGTGTCCCGGCCCGGCCCGACGGTGTGTACGAACTGCTCGTGGACGGCCGACCGGCCGGACGGGCCGGCGTGGCGGGCGGCAACATCCTGACCATCGACATGTCGGCCGGAACCGCGGAGACGAGGCCGGGGCCGGCCGGCAGCCTCCGCTTCGCCGGCCTGTCCGACGGCGCCAAGGACGTCGAGATCTGGCTGCCGCACAACGAGACCACCGAACTCATCGCGCTCCGCACCGACGCCCCCGTCGAGCCGGCGACGGACCGGGTGCGCAAGGTGTGGCTGCACCACGGCAGCTCGATCAGCCATGGCTCCGACGCCGCCGGCCCCACCACCACCTGGCCCGCACTCGCGGCGTCCCTCGGCGGTGTGGAACTGATCAACCTCGGGCTGGCCGGCAGCGCCATGCTCGACCCGTTCACGGCCCGCACGCTCCGGGACACCGCCGCCGACCTGATCAGCATCAAGATCGGCATCAACCTCGTCAACGCCGACGTGATGCGTCTGCGCGCCTTCGGCCCTGCCGTACACGGCTTCCTCGACACCGTCCGCGAAGGCCACCCCACCACACCGCTGCTGGTCGTCTCGCCCCTCCTGTGCCCCATCCACGAGGACACACCCGGCCCCAGCGTCCCGGACTTCAGCTCCGTCAGCGACGGGCGGCTGCGGTTCCGGGCGATGGGGGACCCGGCGGAGCGGGCGAGCGGGAAGCTGACCCTGGGCGTCATCCGGGACGAGCTGGCCCGGATCGTCGCGCAACGGGCGGCCGACGATCCGCACCTGTACTACCTCGACGGCCGTGACCTCTACGGTGCGGCCGACTTCGCCGAGCTGCCACTGCCCGACGACCTGCACCCGGACGCCGCCACGCACCGCCGCATCGGCGAACGCTTCGCCAAGCTCGCCTTCAGCGGCGACGGCGCGTTCGCGGACCGGAACCGAGGCCAGGACCAGGACCGGGACCAGGACCGGGACCAGGACCGGGACCGGAGCCGGACGTCCGCATCATGA
- a CDS encoding DUF402 domain-containing protein — translation MSGGTLTVGGEVSVRLVKGERTKVRYPATVVSDDGTRVVVRAPWAGAGVRDFGFVRFEPGDVFTEHYWRDRWYAVKEVRTGEGAVKGWYCDVTRPAHVGPDGIVVEDLDLDLWLSADGATVLRLDEDEFAASGIEERDPAAAAAARRALDELETLARTGNLPVLNRPVLNRRAS, via the coding sequence ATGAGCGGCGGAACGTTGACTGTGGGCGGGGAAGTGTCGGTCAGGCTGGTGAAGGGGGAGCGGACCAAGGTGCGCTACCCCGCCACCGTGGTGAGCGATGACGGTACGCGTGTCGTCGTGCGCGCGCCGTGGGCAGGAGCGGGGGTCAGGGACTTCGGCTTCGTACGGTTCGAGCCGGGAGACGTCTTCACCGAGCACTACTGGCGCGACCGCTGGTACGCCGTCAAGGAGGTGCGGACCGGCGAGGGTGCGGTGAAGGGCTGGTACTGCGATGTGACCCGCCCCGCCCACGTCGGGCCGGACGGCATCGTGGTCGAGGACCTGGACCTCGACCTGTGGCTGTCGGCGGACGGTGCGACCGTACTCCGCCTCGACGAGGACGAATTCGCGGCGAGCGGCATCGAGGAACGCGATCCCGCCGCGGCGGCCGCGGCCCGCCGCGCGCTGGACGAGCTGGAGACACTGGCCCGTACGGGTAACTTGCCCGTACTCAACCGTCCCGTACTCAACCGCCGCGCCTCATGA
- a CDS encoding zinc-binding dehydrogenase, translating into MTGTTARFVHQVSRPDGFPMREDFAFVEEPVPAPAPGEALVENLYLSVDPYMRELMDGGWDLHTPLEGRSVGRVAVSRAPGLEEGALVFHRRGWRTHALVTPGDVRVLPSHRGVPAHTYLGLLGGTGLTAYVALTRTVRLQPGESVFISAAAGGVGSAAGQLARLMGAGRVIGSAGSPAKVRRLTEEWGFDAAFDYHDGPVGDLLGKAAPDGIDVYLDNVGGDHLEGAIQGLREFGRIAWIGAIAQYHNSAQPPAAPRNLYDIVEKSLRLEGVLVRNHRDAQGELEEFLVPHLRSGRVADVQTMSHGFDSVVDAFLGMLGGANTGKMLVRVAAE; encoded by the coding sequence GTGACCGGCACGACAGCCCGCTTCGTCCACCAGGTCTCCCGCCCCGACGGCTTCCCCATGCGGGAGGACTTCGCCTTCGTCGAGGAGCCCGTGCCCGCCCCCGCCCCCGGCGAGGCCCTGGTGGAGAACCTCTACCTCTCCGTCGACCCCTACATGCGAGAGCTCATGGACGGCGGCTGGGACCTGCACACGCCCCTGGAAGGCCGCTCCGTAGGACGCGTGGCCGTCTCCCGCGCCCCGGGTCTGGAGGAGGGCGCTCTCGTCTTCCACCGCCGGGGATGGCGTACCCATGCGCTGGTGACGCCGGGTGACGTACGCGTCCTGCCCAGCCACCGAGGCGTCCCCGCCCACACCTACCTGGGCCTTCTGGGCGGTACGGGCCTGACCGCCTACGTCGCGCTGACTCGTACGGTGCGGCTGCAGCCGGGCGAGAGCGTGTTCATCTCCGCGGCGGCGGGCGGGGTGGGCAGCGCGGCGGGCCAACTCGCCCGGCTGATGGGCGCGGGCCGGGTCATCGGCAGCGCCGGCTCGCCCGCCAAGGTCCGGCGGCTGACCGAGGAGTGGGGGTTCGACGCGGCCTTCGACTACCACGACGGGCCGGTCGGGGACCTGCTGGGCAAGGCCGCCCCGGACGGCATCGACGTCTACCTCGACAACGTCGGCGGCGATCACCTCGAAGGCGCCATCCAGGGGCTCCGTGAGTTCGGGCGGATAGCCTGGATCGGCGCGATCGCCCAGTACCACAACAGTGCCCAGCCGCCCGCCGCGCCGCGCAACCTCTACGACATCGTCGAGAAGAGCCTCCGCCTGGAGGGTGTCCTGGTACGCAACCACCGTGACGCACAAGGCGAGTTGGAGGAGTTCCTCGTACCGCACCTGCGGTCGGGACGCGTTGCGGACGTCCAGACCATGTCCCACGGCTTCGACAGCGTGGTGGATGCGTTCCTCGGCATGCTGGGCGGCGCCAACACGGGGAAGATGCTGGTGCGGGTGGCCGCGGAGTAG